Proteins from a genomic interval of Caulobacter rhizosphaerae:
- a CDS encoding IS110 family transposase, which produces MDRNKSSTTIAGIDVGKRQLDAAVLGRAEQHRVANDAAGWEGLIAWLAERGVRRVGLEATAGYERGVRARLEAAGLEVVVHQPLEVKLFARLKRRRAKTDRLDAALIAAATAQVDTVRAAQDPRLAHLAERLTAYEQISDQAAQLKTFMEHVTLPDLAASLGEQIQSLARLKARLAREILAALKAWPDLLARWTLLRSLPGVGPLVAASLVIRMPELGALKRGQPASLLGVAPFDRQSGQWKGQSFIGGGRSRPRRMLYLAAIAAKRFDAAFKIFADRLLAAGKPPKVAIVAVMRKLVEAANLVLKRQQPWVRHA; this is translated from the coding sequence ATGGATAGGAACAAGTCTAGCACAACGATCGCCGGGATCGATGTGGGCAAGCGCCAGTTGGATGCGGCCGTGCTCGGCAGGGCCGAGCAGCATCGGGTGGCCAACGACGCAGCGGGCTGGGAAGGGCTGATCGCCTGGCTGGCGGAACGCGGCGTCAGACGCGTGGGGCTGGAGGCGACGGCGGGCTACGAGCGCGGCGTGCGGGCCAGACTTGAGGCGGCGGGGCTGGAGGTGGTGGTGCACCAGCCGCTGGAGGTGAAGCTGTTCGCGCGCCTCAAGCGGCGGCGGGCCAAGACCGACCGGCTGGATGCGGCGCTGATCGCGGCGGCGACGGCGCAGGTGGACACGGTGCGGGCGGCCCAGGACCCGCGCCTGGCCCATCTGGCCGAACGCCTGACGGCCTACGAGCAGATCAGCGACCAGGCCGCCCAGCTGAAGACCTTCATGGAGCATGTGACCCTGCCCGATCTGGCCGCCAGCCTGGGCGAGCAGATCCAGAGCCTGGCGCGGCTGAAGGCCCGGCTGGCGCGCGAGATCCTGGCCGCGCTCAAGGCCTGGCCCGACCTTCTGGCCCGCTGGACGCTGCTGCGGTCTCTGCCAGGTGTCGGGCCGCTGGTGGCCGCCAGCCTGGTGATCCGCATGCCCGAGCTGGGCGCCCTCAAGCGCGGCCAGCCCGCCAGCCTGCTGGGCGTGGCTCCCTTCGACCGCCAGTCGGGCCAATGGAAGGGCCAGAGCTTCATCGGCGGCGGTCGAAGCCGACCTCGCCGCATGCTCTATCTGGCCGCCATCGCCGCCAAGCGCTTCGATGCCGCCTTCAAGATCTTCGCCGATCGCCTCCTGGCCGCCGGCAAACCGCCCAAGGTCGCCATCGTCGCCGTCATGCGAAAACTCGTCGAAGCCGCAAACCTCGTCCTCAAGCGACAGCAGCCCTGGGTTCGCCACGCCTGA
- a CDS encoding site-2 protease family protein, translated as MAITDIRPSKPAPISANALILTGIFAALTFALARMDQPPGVLTFAFVVVGWILSVVVHEFAHAYVAYKAGDHTIAQKGYLTLDPLKYTDLGTSLILPLVVLAMGGIGFPGGAVYLRDDLMRSRRGRALASLAGPLGTLAVLVGLAVCLAADRAFGVETSPLSRAAAFLAFLQGFALVLNLLPLPGLDGFGVIRPYLPPAVQQQAMKVGGLVFIGLFLAIFFIPGVNHALFRVVLTITDLFGVSRPDIGAGYQAFRFWEV; from the coding sequence ATGGCCATCACCGACATCCGTCCGTCCAAGCCCGCCCCGATCAGCGCCAACGCCCTGATCCTGACGGGGATCTTCGCCGCCCTGACCTTCGCCCTGGCGCGGATGGACCAGCCGCCCGGCGTGCTGACCTTCGCCTTCGTGGTGGTGGGCTGGATCCTCAGCGTGGTGGTGCACGAGTTCGCCCACGCCTATGTGGCCTACAAGGCCGGCGACCACACCATCGCCCAGAAGGGCTACCTGACCCTGGACCCGCTGAAATACACCGACCTGGGGACCAGCCTGATCCTGCCGCTGGTGGTGCTGGCGATGGGCGGGATCGGCTTTCCCGGCGGGGCGGTCTATCTGCGCGACGACCTGATGCGCAGCCGGCGCGGCCGGGCCCTGGCCTCGCTGGCCGGGCCGCTGGGCACCCTGGCGGTGCTGGTCGGCCTGGCCGTCTGCCTGGCCGCCGACCGGGCGTTCGGCGTCGAGACCAGCCCACTGTCGCGCGCCGCCGCCTTCCTGGCCTTCCTGCAGGGCTTCGCCCTGGTGCTGAACCTGCTGCCCCTGCCGGGCCTGGACGGCTTCGGCGTGATCCGCCCCTACCTGCCGCCAGCGGTCCAGCAGCAGGCGATGAAGGTCGGCGGCCTGGTGTTCATCGGCCTGTTCCTGGCGATCTTCTTCATCCCCGGCGTCAACCACGCCCTGTTTCGCGTGGTGCTGACGATCACCGACCTGTTCGGCGTGTCGCGGCCGGACATCGGCGCGGGTTACCAGGCGTTCCGGTTCTGGGAGGTTTGA
- a CDS encoding NAD(P)/FAD-dependent oxidoreductase — MNTGHPATSWYAQTATPFPTLPALSDHTRADVCIVGAGYTGLGAALELARRGVRVVVLEAAQVGSGGSGRNGGQVHVGQRNDQAWLEKAVGRDDALRLWTMSQDARAHLLGLIAQHQIACDFRPGMIHARHRKGGEAQDAAHVDFMQSRYGYDQLALVGEAELADELGTDVYHGGLVDRGGGHLHPLNLALGMARAAMAAGAMIFEHSRATAWRRDGGSIVVDTGEGRVTCDQLILTGDGYLDELVGGTARARVMPINNFILATEPLGTRADSIIRSGAAVADSRFVINYFRKSPDGRLIFGGGENYRPGFPPDLKAFVRRHMLKVYPDLAGVEVTHAWGGTLGITVHRAPFVRELAPGVRIAAGYSGQGVVLAPWFGKLLADAALGDRQGLDLLARLPVPPFPGGRLLRWPLTVVGLSWYALRDRL, encoded by the coding sequence ATGAACACCGGCCACCCCGCGACCTCCTGGTACGCCCAGACCGCCACGCCCTTCCCGACGCTCCCCGCCCTGAGCGACCACACCCGCGCCGACGTCTGCATCGTCGGCGCGGGCTACACCGGCCTGGGCGCGGCGCTGGAGCTGGCCAGGCGCGGCGTCCGCGTCGTCGTCCTCGAGGCCGCCCAGGTCGGGTCCGGCGGGTCGGGACGCAACGGCGGCCAGGTCCATGTCGGCCAGCGCAACGATCAGGCCTGGCTGGAGAAGGCGGTCGGCCGCGACGACGCCCTGCGCCTGTGGACAATGAGCCAGGACGCCCGCGCCCACCTGCTGGGCCTGATCGCCCAGCACCAGATCGCCTGCGACTTCCGCCCTGGCATGATCCACGCCCGCCACCGCAAGGGCGGCGAGGCGCAGGACGCAGCCCATGTCGACTTCATGCAGAGCCGCTACGGCTACGACCAGTTGGCCCTGGTCGGCGAGGCCGAGCTGGCGGACGAGCTGGGAACCGACGTCTATCACGGCGGCCTGGTCGATCGCGGCGGCGGCCACCTTCATCCTCTGAACCTGGCCCTGGGCATGGCGCGGGCGGCGATGGCGGCGGGGGCCATGATCTTCGAGCACAGCCGCGCCACGGCCTGGCGGCGTGACGGCGGCTCGATCGTGGTGGACACCGGCGAGGGCCGCGTGACCTGCGACCAGTTGATCCTGACCGGCGACGGCTATCTGGACGAGCTCGTGGGTGGGACGGCGCGGGCCCGGGTGATGCCGATCAACAACTTCATCCTGGCCACCGAGCCGCTGGGGACCCGGGCGGACAGCATCATCCGCTCGGGCGCCGCCGTGGCCGACAGCCGGTTCGTGATCAACTACTTCCGCAAGAGCCCCGACGGCCGGCTGATCTTCGGCGGCGGCGAGAACTACCGGCCGGGTTTCCCGCCGGACCTGAAGGCCTTCGTGCGGCGGCACATGCTGAAGGTCTATCCGGACCTGGCCGGCGTCGAGGTGACCCACGCCTGGGGCGGGACCCTGGGCATCACCGTTCACCGCGCCCCGTTCGTCCGCGAACTGGCCCCCGGCGTGCGGATCGCCGCCGGCTATTCGGGCCAGGGGGTGGTGCTGGCCCCCTGGTTCGGCAAGCTGCTGGCCGACGCCGCCCTGGGCGACCGCCAAGGCCTCGACCTGCTGGCCCGCCTGCCCGTCCCGCCGTTCCCGGGCGGCCGGCTGCTGCGCTGGCCGCTGACCGTGGTCGGGCTGAGCTGGTACGCCCTGCGCGACCGGCTGTGA